In the Pseudanabaena sp. PCC 7367 genome, one interval contains:
- a CDS encoding serine/threonine protein kinase, producing MSPSTRISSWIGTIVGDRDRYRITEHIGGGGMGDVFLAVDTILGQDVAIKLLKERLANKGNLKKRFEREVLLCAGIKSENVVQVRDYGLTNKGYPYYIMEYLQGQTLGRVLRREKRVSLERTIYIINQICNGLQFAHQGVSMWDSEVGRSEVVQVVHRDLKPANIFLMPTSMGELVKILDFGIAKISGRFDDEESDATNTGTFIGTFQYASPEQLEAIKDIDGRADIYSLGMIMYEMISGHDPFGFDAAGKKDSSGMRWVRAHSIQAPIPLRDQPGSESLPPALEAIVMRCLEKDRNDRFASVNDLMTALRTSLEHRIDDATVARSMIMPPYPQSPIANVTNSAPQYGRESRELVDREQRTEATPETQEITPQRLPDQTKAHLEQLMLSHVGPIATILIKKAIARSTTIKDLVEHLVHNLPDGHRAKFRSQVNALLKNTHDDTEPGTRPQYTNLTSALSSESRHSSAPLSGITQIDQAFLSKCEAELAHFIGPMAKLIVQNANRKLMPQDFVESIARRIPSPTHADQFRQRMLGEIQ from the coding sequence ATGAGTCCCTCTACCCGTATAAGTTCTTGGATTGGTACTATTGTTGGTGACCGCGATCGCTATCGCATCACCGAGCATATTGGCGGCGGTGGCATGGGTGATGTGTTTCTGGCAGTCGATACAATTCTGGGGCAAGATGTAGCGATTAAGCTCCTCAAAGAGCGACTGGCCAACAAAGGGAATCTGAAGAAGCGATTCGAGCGCGAAGTTCTTCTATGCGCTGGAATTAAAAGCGAAAATGTAGTGCAGGTGAGAGATTATGGCCTCACCAACAAGGGTTATCCCTACTACATTATGGAATATTTACAAGGCCAAACCCTGGGCAGAGTTTTGCGCCGAGAGAAGCGAGTTAGTCTAGAGCGCACTATTTATATTATTAATCAGATTTGTAATGGTTTGCAGTTTGCCCACCAGGGTGTGTCGATGTGGGATAGCGAAGTAGGTCGCAGTGAGGTGGTGCAAGTGGTGCATCGTGATCTCAAACCAGCAAATATCTTCCTGATGCCAACTAGTATGGGTGAATTGGTTAAAATTCTTGACTTCGGGATCGCCAAAATTTCTGGACGATTCGATGATGAAGAATCCGATGCCACTAATACTGGTACTTTCATTGGTACATTTCAGTATGCCTCGCCTGAACAGCTAGAGGCGATCAAGGATATTGATGGTCGTGCTGATATTTATAGTCTTGGCATGATTATGTATGAGATGATCAGTGGCCATGATCCATTTGGGTTTGATGCTGCTGGGAAGAAGGATTCTAGTGGTATGCGCTGGGTGCGTGCCCATTCGATTCAAGCGCCAATTCCGCTCAGGGATCAACCAGGTAGTGAGAGTTTACCCCCTGCCTTGGAAGCGATCGTAATGCGCTGCCTGGAGAAAGATCGTAACGATCGCTTTGCTTCGGTGAATGATTTAATGACAGCGTTGCGAACTTCGCTAGAGCATAGAATTGATGATGCGACTGTGGCGCGATCGATGATCATGCCACCTTATCCGCAATCGCCCATTGCCAATGTAACTAATTCTGCCCCACAATATGGGCGTGAATCCCGCGAACTAGTTGATCGGGAGCAACGAACTGAGGCAACACCGGAAACCCAGGAAATAACTCCGCAGCGATTGCCGGATCAAACCAAAGCTCATTTAGAACAACTAATGCTTTCCCATGTTGGGCCAATCGCCACGATCTTAATTAAAAAAGCAATTGCTAGATCGACAACGATTAAAGATTTAGTTGAGCATCTAGTACATAATTTGCCAGATGGGCATAGGGCTAAGTTTCGATCGCAGGTAAATGCCTTGCTCAAGAATACCCATGATGACACTGAGCCAGGGACTAGGCCACAATATACCAACTTAACCTCAGCCCTATCATCAGAATCCAGGCATTCTTCTGCTCCTCTGTCAGGTATTACCCAGATTGACCAGGCATTCTTAAGTAAATGCGAAGCGGAATTAGCTCACTTTATTGGCCCAATGGCGAAGTTGATTGTGCAGAATGCGAATCGCAAACTTATGCCGCAGGATTTTGTCGAATCGATCGCCCGTCGGATTCCCAGTCCCACCCATGCCGATCAGTTTCGCCAGCGCATGTTAGGTGAAATTCAGTAG
- a CDS encoding zinc metallopeptidase has protein sequence MYFDPMYLLFVAIPGMLLIGWAQFQVKGTYQKYAQVESSLGMTGKQVAEAILNKMGVQDVKVEPIPGELSDHYDPSAKAVRLSEGIYGSRSIAAATIAAHECGHVLQDVKGYKPMNIRASLVPAANIGSQLGPILVIGGLVLGLSPIFVNIGIALFLAAILFHVVTLPVEFDASNRALRIIDDLNILQGEEHKAAKKILSAAAFTYVATAISALLQLAYYFMLSRRQEN, from the coding sequence ATGTATTTCGATCCCATGTATTTACTGTTTGTGGCGATCCCCGGCATGTTGTTGATTGGCTGGGCGCAATTTCAGGTTAAGGGCACTTACCAAAAATATGCTCAGGTAGAATCAAGCCTGGGAATGACTGGTAAGCAGGTAGCAGAAGCAATCCTCAATAAGATGGGCGTGCAGGATGTGAAGGTGGAGCCGATCCCTGGCGAGCTTTCCGATCACTATGATCCCTCGGCCAAGGCGGTGCGACTTTCAGAAGGGATCTATGGCTCCCGATCGATCGCGGCGGCAACGATCGCTGCCCATGAGTGTGGTCATGTGTTGCAGGATGTGAAAGGCTATAAGCCCATGAATATTCGCGCCTCGCTGGTGCCTGCGGCTAATATTGGTTCGCAATTAGGGCCAATACTGGTGATTGGTGGCCTGGTGTTGGGGCTCAGTCCTATTTTTGTTAACATTGGCATTGCCCTATTCCTGGCGGCGATCCTGTTCCATGTGGTGACTTTACCGGTTGAGTTCGATGCCTCTAACCGTGCCTTACGCATCATTGATGATTTAAATATCTTGCAAGGCGAAGAACATAAGGCCGCCAAAAAGATTCTCAGTGCTGCCGCTTTTACCTATGTCGCCACGGCAATTTCGGCATTGCTGCAACTGGCTTACTATTTCATGCTGAGCAGACGGCAGGAAAATTAA
- a CDS encoding 16S rRNA (cytosine(967)-C(5))-methyltransferase, with amino-acid sequence MPTNSRQLALDALRFIHKRGAYADMAVDKILSKNLDLGSSDRRLFTELVYGIVRRQRSLNALIDKFARKPATQQPPDLLMALQIGSYQIVYLDQVPDSAAVNTTVELAKQNKMSGLAGLVNAILRNISRAKEKDSLWATIVDGELIDRELNLNGVEQKEIKEEIAFDVSISKSELTDSQTNKPPQTELVRSLGIMHSFPDWIVELWLAQFGLAATNQLCEWFNRSPHIDLRVNKLQIDRPQLLQALADRGIAAQALDYIPNAIRLSQGAGKISNLPGFELGWWVVQDASAQLAGFLLDPQPQETIIDACAAPGGKTTHLAELMDNRGKIWAIDRAASRLKKVKQNCDRLQVTNVQTRAIDLREIEDWQDYGDRLLLDVPCSGLGTLHRHADARWRQSPEQIVELAQLQQELITKAATWVKPNGIMVYSTCTLHPAENEAIVTKFLAEHSHWQLEPPEQNNPAYSFITEQGWIKVLPHLHDMDGFFMARLRRVK; translated from the coding sequence TTGCCAACTAATTCCAGACAACTAGCCCTAGATGCCCTCCGTTTCATCCACAAGCGGGGGGCTTATGCTGATATGGCCGTGGATAAAATTTTGAGCAAGAATCTAGATTTGGGTAGTAGCGATCGCCGCCTGTTCACGGAGCTGGTCTATGGCATTGTGCGTCGTCAGCGTAGCTTGAATGCTTTGATTGATAAATTTGCCCGCAAGCCAGCCACTCAGCAACCGCCTGATTTATTAATGGCCTTGCAAATTGGCAGCTATCAAATTGTATATCTAGACCAGGTGCCTGATTCCGCTGCGGTTAACACTACGGTTGAACTGGCCAAGCAAAATAAAATGTCTGGACTGGCGGGATTGGTGAATGCGATCCTGCGAAATATTAGCCGCGCCAAGGAAAAGGATAGCCTGTGGGCAACGATCGTAGATGGGGAATTAATCGATCGAGAGCTAAATCTTAACGGAGTGGAGCAAAAGGAAATTAAGGAAGAAATTGCCTTTGATGTTTCCATATCAAAATCAGAACTAACAGATTCTCAAACCAATAAACCGCCCCAAACTGAACTAGTCCGATCGCTGGGAATTATGCATAGCTTCCCCGATTGGATTGTTGAACTATGGTTAGCGCAATTTGGCCTTGCTGCCACCAACCAGCTATGTGAGTGGTTTAATCGATCGCCCCATATTGACTTGCGCGTAAACAAGTTACAGATCGATCGCCCACAGCTATTGCAAGCCCTTGCCGATCGCGGGATCGCTGCCCAAGCACTTGATTATATTCCCAATGCAATCCGCCTGAGCCAGGGAGCCGGTAAAATCAGCAACCTACCTGGGTTTGAGCTAGGCTGGTGGGTAGTTCAGGATGCCAGTGCCCAATTGGCTGGTTTTCTGCTCGACCCGCAGCCCCAGGAAACAATCATTGATGCCTGCGCCGCACCGGGCGGCAAAACTACCCATCTGGCTGAATTGATGGACAATAGGGGCAAAATCTGGGCGATTGATCGGGCGGCTTCACGGTTGAAGAAAGTTAAGCAAAATTGCGATCGCTTGCAGGTTACCAATGTGCAGACCAGGGCGATCGATCTGCGCGAAATCGAGGATTGGCAGGATTATGGCGATCGGCTCTTGCTAGACGTACCCTGCTCTGGCCTGGGCACATTGCACCGCCATGCCGATGCCCGCTGGCGACAATCCCCGGAGCAGATCGTTGAGCTGGCGCAATTACAGCAAGAATTAATTACCAAAGCGGCCACCTGGGTCAAACCCAATGGGATCATGGTTTATTCCACCTGCACGCTGCATCCAGCAGAGAATGAAGCAATAGTAACTAAATTCCTGGCTGAGCATTCCCACTGGCAACTAGAGCCACCGGAGCAAAATAACCCTGCCTATTCGTTCATCACTGAACAGGGCTGGATCAAGGTGCTACCCCACCTCCATGATATGGATGGATTTTTTATGGCACGGCTGAGACGGGTTAAATAA
- a CDS encoding aspartate aminotransferase, with protein sequence MKTWLQTADRLGILPPYVFARLDELKQRAREQGLDLIDLGMGNPGGPTPEAVVESAIAALKDPDNHGYPPFEGTASFRQAITKWYHRRYDVVLDPDGEALPLIGSKEGLTHLALAFINPGDLVLVPSPAYPAHFRGPLIAGAELYEMVLKPESNWVIDLDAIPVEIAERAKVLYFNYPGNPTAAVAPKEFFEQIVAFAQKYKILLIHDLCYAELAFDGYEPTSLLEIPGGIDIGVEFHTLSKTYHMAGWRVGFVVGNRHVIQGLRTLKTNLDYGIFSVIQTAAETALNLPDSYLDIVRTRYRERRDFLIEGLAKLGWHIPKTYATMYLWIPIPPSAKDSTDFALEVLQNTGVVMTPGSAFGKGGEGFVRISLIADRDRLAEAIDRMDKAGIRFA encoded by the coding sequence ATGAAAACCTGGCTACAGACCGCCGATCGCCTGGGCATTTTGCCTCCCTATGTATTTGCTCGTTTGGATGAGCTCAAGCAACGTGCCAGAGAGCAGGGCTTGGATTTAATTGATTTGGGGATGGGAAACCCTGGCGGCCCCACCCCGGAGGCGGTTGTAGAAAGTGCGATCGCTGCGCTCAAAGACCCCGATAATCATGGCTATCCGCCCTTTGAAGGCACAGCCAGTTTTCGACAAGCGATCACCAAGTGGTATCACCGACGTTATGATGTGGTGCTTGATCCCGATGGCGAAGCGCTGCCCCTAATTGGTTCGAAGGAAGGTTTAACCCATCTGGCATTGGCGTTTATCAATCCAGGCGATCTGGTGTTGGTGCCCAGCCCAGCCTATCCTGCCCATTTTCGAGGGCCCTTGATTGCTGGCGCTGAGCTATATGAAATGGTACTGAAGCCAGAAAGCAACTGGGTAATTGACCTGGATGCGATCCCGGTCGAAATTGCCGAACGCGCCAAGGTACTTTATTTTAACTACCCTGGCAATCCCACTGCTGCGGTTGCTCCCAAGGAATTTTTTGAACAGATTGTCGCGTTTGCGCAAAAGTATAAGATCCTGTTGATCCATGATCTTTGTTATGCCGAACTTGCCTTTGATGGCTACGAACCAACTAGCCTGCTGGAAATCCCCGGTGGAATTGACATTGGCGTAGAGTTCCATACCCTGTCAAAGACCTATCATATGGCGGGCTGGCGGGTTGGCTTCGTGGTGGGCAATCGCCATGTAATCCAGGGTTTACGCACCCTCAAAACCAATTTAGACTATGGCATTTTTTCGGTGATTCAGACTGCGGCAGAAACAGCGCTGAATTTGCCCGACTCTTATTTAGACATTGTCAGAACCCGCTATCGGGAGCGGCGGGACTTTTTGATCGAGGGGTTGGCCAAGCTGGGTTGGCATATTCCCAAAACCTACGCGACGATGTATTTATGGATTCCAATTCCACCTAGCGCCAAGGATTCCACTGATTTTGCCCTGGAAGTTTTGCAAAATACTGGCGTGGTGATGACTCCTGGTAGTGCCTTTGGTAAGGGTGGTGAAGGTTTTGTGCGAATTAGTTTGATTGCCGATCGAGACCGCTTGGCTGAGGCGATCGATCGCATGGACAAGGCTGGTATTAGGTTTGCATGA
- a CDS encoding ABC transporter permease, whose product MNLSFQVNLEAIALTIGLVTIALGLDQWQQLGLTKNIAIAVVRAAVQLAIIGYFLDAIFALSEPIVTLFMVGLLSFIVVRESQNRLPRKIKSALPLLWTVVFLSTAAVLLYVLLLIIQPEPWHEPRFLVPLASLMLGSATSAGAIAADRLVTEITNRRHEIETHLCLGASPNQAIKALQNQAIKSAMLPALNSMTVAAVITIPALTAGQLIGGVTPFMAIALQFWVMLAIVVTNLLVTILLTKLVARQMFNRDWQLTI is encoded by the coding sequence ATGAATTTATCTTTTCAGGTTAACCTCGAAGCGATCGCCCTAACGATTGGCCTAGTTACGATCGCGCTTGGCCTGGATCAATGGCAACAATTGGGGCTAACTAAAAATATTGCGATCGCCGTGGTTCGTGCGGCGGTGCAACTGGCAATCATTGGTTACTTTTTGGATGCGATCTTTGCCCTGTCTGAACCGATTGTGACGTTGTTTATGGTGGGCTTGCTGAGTTTTATTGTGGTGCGAGAATCGCAAAACCGTCTGCCTCGCAAAATCAAATCGGCGCTGCCACTGCTATGGACAGTAGTATTCCTCAGCACTGCCGCTGTTCTGCTCTATGTCTTGCTGTTAATTATTCAACCGGAGCCCTGGCATGAACCTAGGTTTTTAGTACCGTTGGCTAGCTTGATGTTGGGGAGTGCCACCAGTGCTGGGGCGATCGCAGCCGATCGTCTGGTCACCGAGATTACCAACCGTCGCCATGAGATCGAAACCCATTTATGTCTGGGGGCTAGTCCTAACCAGGCGATTAAAGCTTTGCAAAATCAAGCGATCAAATCAGCGATGCTACCAGCGCTCAATAGCATGACTGTGGCTGCCGTGATTACAATCCCTGCGCTAACTGCGGGACAGTTAATCGGTGGCGTTACTCCATTTATGGCGATCGCGCTGCAATTTTGGGTGATGCTGGCGATCGTGGTGACTAATTTGCTGGTGACGATTTTGTTAACTAAACTGGTGGCAAGGCAAATGTTTAACCGCGATTGGCAATTAACCATCTAG
- a CDS encoding efflux RND transporter periplasmic adaptor subunit: MQIPLIGNLTGKKSQAEKDKSGQKPWAIVLVAAVLIGSGVTAARIFSNPNSEVAIADLTVPVQSQALSVKIRSSGTVVPIKTVNLSPKVTGRLTELYVEQGDRVSKGQLIAKMDDSNIVPQVLQAKASLANAEANLEKLRNGSRQEDIDAAIARVDAARERMELSSAKVDRNRSLVAEGVINRDRFDEIKTDYQTSLASLREQQRQLELLRNGSRYEDIAIAEAQVEQARASLRNVEAQLDDTLITAPFAGIITQKFTNEGAIVTPTTSASTTSSATSSSIVAIASELEVLAKVPEIDISQIKIDQEVEILADAYPDQVFTGRVRLIAPEAVIEQNVTSFEVRIAIESGQEELQSGMNVDAVFIGERLADTLVVPTVAIVTEKGQTGLLLPADRNRVEFQPVTIGISVDNQTQILDGIEAGTEVYIELPEAEKRRRQFEQN, encoded by the coding sequence ATGCAAATTCCTTTGATCGGTAATCTGACTGGTAAAAAGTCACAAGCGGAAAAAGACAAATCGGGGCAAAAACCCTGGGCGATCGTGCTGGTTGCTGCGGTTTTGATTGGTAGTGGAGTGACGGCTGCCCGTATCTTCAGCAATCCAAATAGTGAAGTGGCGATCGCGGATCTGACTGTACCAGTACAATCTCAGGCACTAAGTGTCAAAATTAGATCCAGTGGCACAGTAGTACCAATTAAAACTGTTAACCTGAGCCCCAAAGTGACTGGCCGATTAACAGAACTATATGTAGAGCAGGGCGATCGGGTTAGTAAAGGGCAGCTGATCGCCAAAATGGATGACTCGAACATTGTGCCCCAGGTGTTGCAAGCTAAAGCCAGCTTAGCTAATGCTGAGGCAAATTTAGAAAAACTGCGCAATGGTAGCCGCCAGGAAGATATTGATGCGGCGATCGCCAGGGTAGATGCAGCCAGAGAACGCATGGAGCTGAGTAGTGCCAAGGTAGACCGCAATCGTAGTTTGGTGGCAGAAGGGGTAATTAACCGCGATCGCTTCGATGAAATTAAAACCGACTACCAAACCAGCCTCGCCAGTTTGCGTGAACAACAACGCCAGCTTGAATTATTGCGTAATGGCAGCCGCTATGAAGATATTGCGATCGCTGAGGCTCAGGTTGAGCAGGCCAGAGCTAGTTTACGAAACGTAGAAGCGCAGCTAGACGATACCCTAATTACGGCTCCATTTGCGGGCATCATCACCCAGAAATTTACTAACGAAGGGGCGATCGTTACGCCTACTACCTCCGCCTCAACTACCAGCTCAGCGACTTCTTCGTCAATCGTGGCGATCGCCAGTGAACTGGAAGTGTTGGCAAAAGTACCAGAAATCGACATTAGCCAGATTAAGATCGACCAGGAAGTAGAAATCTTAGCCGATGCCTACCCCGATCAGGTATTTACTGGCCGGGTAAGATTGATTGCGCCAGAAGCGGTAATCGAACAAAATGTGACTTCCTTTGAGGTGCGCATTGCGATCGAATCGGGTCAAGAAGAGTTGCAATCGGGCATGAATGTGGATGCGGTTTTCATTGGCGAACGGCTCGCTGATACTTTGGTGGTGCCCACTGTGGCGATCGTCACCGAAAAAGGACAAACTGGCTTGTTGCTCCCGGCCGATCGGAATAGGGTAGAGTTTCAACCGGTCACGATCGGCATTAGCGTAGATAACCAGACCCAGATTTTAGATGGGATTGAAGCCGGCACTGAGGTTTATATTGAGCTACCGGAAGCGGAAAAACGTCGCCGTCAGTTTGAACAAAATTAA